atggccagctaGGATAACGGGAGGGGGACCAAATGTAGGGAAAGCATGCTGAGAACCTCACCTTGGACCTTTCTTTCACATAGTATTGGCCAAGTCGGTTGCCACAGAGCACCACCAGCCGGTCAATGACTGACAAAACCAGTCCGATGGCCTCACATCCTTCTTCTGTACCGGCGACCCAAGAAATCTTGTCTCCTCTCAGGTGTTTCTTGGAGACTCCTTGCAGGTGCCCAGCCAACTGCCCGTCCTTCAACGCCCCGTCCTGGTGCATGCGCCTGACCTTCTCCAGCACGCGGTTACCGATCTCCTCCCCTAGGAAGTTATCCAAATAGCAGAATCCAGAGGAGAGCAAGTGAGGCACCACCCGCTCCAGCGCCAGCTTCTCCAAGTCCAGAGCTGGTCTGTGCATGACGGGCATCCCTGAGAAATCCAATGGGGGAGATCCTGGCGGCATAGGGGACTCACTGACTCCAAAACTGAGGAGACGAAGAGAGTGAAATAGAGGGGCACCTACAGGCAACCTACCAGTCCAGCCCAGGGGAGCAGCTGCACCTTATGAGGAGTCTATATGATCAGACTACTGCACTAATACACACACTGTGCCTCCCAGGTAACTGCAGGGCCCCAGGCTGGATCCTATGGGATCTATACTCTCAGGCAGCAGCAGTGCATCTATACAAGTCTGTATTATAAGCTCTATGGGCAGCTCCCGTCATGCAGTGCGAGCATTCAGAGTGTGTTTGAGAATGAGGCGCTggaataaatgtgtatatttatatatatatgctcagtCCTGCCtctaatatctctctctctctacgtgAGGGATGAGTTGTTTCCACTCTCTGGGCGTGGCTTCCGATGCGGTTTCAAACCCAGTAGTCCAACCCTGGCGGCCTCCACCAATCACGGCCGGGCAGAGGCAGGGCACGCTGCGCACAGGGGGGTGGGCAGGGAAAGCACGTGCGAAGTGGACACACGGGGCTGATTTCTGATTGGTCAGCCTTGCCCGTAGGCGGCTTCCGGTCGCTAGGAGACGGCGTTTTGAGGCGTGCCGTCCGCCATTGAGGAATCTGAGCTGAGCATGTAGCCTGTTACTGGAGAGAGTGCTGAGTGTAGTAAACACATGAGGGAGGAGGAGGGGAGAGAAGGTGGAAATCGATAAAAAAAAACCGGGAGTTATGGGTATAAACATGGGCGGTATGGAGGGCAAAACAGTGAGAGCAATTGGTGCTTCAGAATGAGAAAGTAAATAGCTCAGCGGGTTGATCATGTGGTGCGGGTGCgccagaccctcagcttcaggGAGCGGCAAAGCCAAGTGAACAGTCAGTACAGTCAGTACAGTCAGTACAGTCAGCAAAGAGAAAGAGCTATCGGCCAAAGTTAAAAGTCTTTATTgatcataattaaaagtataaatgcatccCCATAGGCCCTACACGTTTCacccatgattaagtaccttggAGGTAAGAAACACGTAAGGCCCACggagatgcatttatactttttaaaaaacactaccccacatagaccccccagccGAGCTGCTacccccgggaaaatgcccctatcaggcagttcggggagattgtcgctagggttgccacccagccagtattttactggcctagcctgtaaaacacctgccaaggtcagggccggtattacaaatttaccgtcaatGCAGTTGCCgctaatttgtaatacccttttaaaaaaaaaacccgccTACCCCCAACTCGTGCAGAACCATTTTGCATTACACTGGGTAGCCCCGCCCTTTTCCCATTATGGAAcgcctcctttttgtacccgccccccaccggcctgttatttttttcagtaaaggtggcaaccctaattgtcgCCCAGACGAaaaggcaattagttgccaggcgactaaatcccccacgaatctgcccgtgtgtctcaacCATAATGGGCAagtcagcttcattagcaaaactgtaataactgaaaaaaaacacagaaatatgtacaaacttttataaccaaattttataaaatgaacatggtaattagggggttgcCACAACATTGgggtggtcaaaacatttttcgACGCGCTCCAACAAAATGTTGggagctgctaccccgggcaaatgcccctaactttttacttacccctcagtacagattcagggatcggagttcacggcagccatgttccgggtcttcgtgtctttttCTGGCACTTTTGCAATTACCGTctgtctcattctcagattaccgaagacccggaagatggcgcccagcAAAATGCCATAAACAAATGAACTTGTGTTGAGATATACTAgtagtgtgtgtcagtgtgcCCATTACACCTACAGTGGTGCAACAAGCCCTGGCGCAAGGGACCTCTGTTACAGTACAGGGTTGCTGCGTTGGCATGTTGTGCCCATAGAAGCCTGTAATTGTATGGCCATGTACTGCCTCTTCCTTCACAGGGCAGCatgttggttttttgtttttgcacggGGCTTACTAAATCTTTATGCTTCCATTATctggtacaggtaggggatccgttatccgcaaccccgtcatccagaaagctccaaattacggaaaggcagtctcccataaactccattttatccaaatcatccaatttttaaaaaacaatttcctttttctctgtaataataaaacagtagcttgtacttgaccccaactaagatataattaatccttattggaggcaaaaccagcctattgggtttatttaaagtttacatgattttctagtagactttaggcatgatgatccaaatttttaaaaaaaaatgatcagcTATCCAgagaactccaggtcccaagcattttgaataacaggtcccatatctgtactacatTTTGCCTCTGGTTGAGGTGGACACAATTAACTTTGGGTATCTGGAATCTGCACTTTGGTTAAAAATATGGACAATTATGGCATTTGTGTAAAGAACTTTCAGCACCTTTGTTGCTGCTCACTTTCCTTGTTAGGTCACACCAGACCaatgtaataattaaaacaacGAGGGATACGATGGCGCACACGATCCAcagactctgctgcaaaatactttatttgatcacaacatgtttcggatcacatggatcctttttcaagtgtgatcCGAAAACATGtgatcaaataaagtattttgcagcagagtctgcggatcgtgtgctccatcctatccctCGTTGTTTTAATTACGGCATTTGTTTGCAGCTGCCAGGACAGGGCTAGATACAAACAACTCTTTACAAAAACTCGCTTGTTCATGTTACACAATTTTATAGTTTcacttttaaaacaatgaaaatattagTAAAGCCGCACAATCAGGGAAACACATGTGAGGAGGCTAGTGCCCAGCTTTCTCCATAGACGCATGCTTTTCGGCTGCTAGATAACATCATATAAATGTAGAAGGGCCCACAGAACTATCAGGGTTGGACATCACAATTGCAAACCCAAATATGAGCTAATGGATTCCAGTTGGAAATCTCTGCCACAAGGCAACACTAATGTCCATGGAAGGAAATCAAGATAAACAGTAAACTAGAGGAAAAAGAAACAAGGATTATACAAAGAGCTAAAGGAAAAAATACTGAAttcttttatatgtatatgttcaACTTGCAGGGCCAGTCACAAATAGCAGTTAATGTTGCCTTTAATCCAGCAACAGATGGAGGACTGCAGGTTGAATTCCCTGTGGTACAATTGGGAAAATACAAATGTGGGGGGTTTGGACACCTGGTTAAAACTACAAGCTTTTGTTCCAATCTCCCTTCCTTTTAGCATTGTCCACTGTCATCAGTTTAACTAGAGCGTGTGCATGCTGTCATGCTATTAACCACTGTATTCCTGGGGGTGGAGGAAGGGGATAGTGAGGGTGACACCTCACTAAAGCTAAAAATATGCAGCTGCTTCATGCAATCTTTCTGCAGGAAATCACTTTTGTGCTCACAATTTGCAGCATATATTTTGGGGACACTAATATACAGGGATGCAGGCTCTTCTGAAACataaataaggggcacatttttgtttatttctgcATTGGTTTCTATAATGTGGGGCTTTGCTGCCTTACATGTTCTTGCAATCAGTGTCGGAgagggacaccaggggcccatacaaaaccttagaccaggggcccacctaaaaccttataccaggggcccacccaaaaccttagaccaggggcccaccaatagcCTTAGACCACAGGCCCACccaaaaccatagaccaggggcccacccaaaaccatagaccaggggcccacctaaaaccttagactaggggcccacccaaaaagcttagaccaggggcctacccaaaaaccttagatcaggagCCCacctaaaaccttagaccagggacctacccaaaaaccttagaccaggggcccacccaaaaaccttagaccaggggcccacccaaaaaccttagaccaggggcctacccaaaaaccttagaccaggggcccacccaaaaacctaagaccaggggcctacccaaaaaccttagaccaggggcccacccaaaaaccttagaccaggggcctacccaaaaaccttagaccaggggcccactctcagtactattatgcttcctctcctcactcaacctcttttcttctagtctctcTTCTTTACGTATAATCTATTTagccatctatttatcctctttgttctcatagaaatagggaaaagccatgaaataggctaaatgtttagtaGCATGAGGGCTCAaaggaagttttcctggtatcccggtgggccagtttgACAATGCTTGCAACTAtggaaaaaatacacattctgcttcaaggcaactgagagcaacacccaagggcttggtgagcaatgacctctgaagaagctgacctcagcgaaacgcgtcaggtgtgacatcacttccggtctcAGCAGTGAGTTTATGTACAGGTGTAACATATGGGAGAGGCCGGAAGAAACCAactctttgtattgcaaaggttcaccCCCATGATCTGCACTATAAGACTGGCTTGTTTGATATGTGCTCAGAAGTTTGACTTATGTAAGTGCAATAAGTTttgaaaccttttaaaaaataaaggcaaattacactatgggcgctgtccctgctttttaatgtctttacagaaaaaggaatacccgggagttgatattgatatgctgttttgaaattaGGAATATTGTAaattgccaatcccaccagagagtggagaagccacatgctgatttttactgattgaagaaaacaccattgcaccttattgTAATTCgttttaccttttgaagcaagcactaaaagcactttgtttgacttaattataattttattttggagatagcaccttgtagaaatcactacagcactttaaaacacacacgaaatatctgtgcatagactttctatggttcaggacacacacagattagtgttgtaacactgGTGATTGCactaaatattaacaatattgcactaggttctgttatttgttttttccatagcctgtggcgctgatcttttattgtatcttgatttgatgatcTAGTGGAGGAACTGTGATCGGCAAAGGAAAAAactctgagggtttacttttcctttaagtatccATGCTGCAGTACAGGAAAGCTACTAAAACAGTTTATTGGCAatcgattagccacaatagtgcaagctagaacactatatttattctgtagaatgctttaccatacctgtgtaaacagctctagaacgtCTATCTGTTGATTAGGATAGCCGCtttcatattagcttggtgtgacatcacttcctgcttggatctctccctgctccctcctaGCTCTGGGCGTAGATTACATtagggagggaggagcaaactgagcatgctcaagccctagccctggaggtttatgctgaaaacaggaagtctgatacagaagcccataagtacacaatagaaggaaagaaatgcagtgacaGAGGACTAAGAGCAACATTActgtgagggtttactggtatatttatatagacatttccgataaagcttacttcattttagcccttccttctcctttaacagccctGAGATACAATCTTATTCTAAGTACCAAACACATCACGTAATACATGAAAATCACTTAACATAACTTCATTTCTTCTAATTCTACCTCTGCCACAAAagccattcattttctatttggcACAAGGGACAGATTTGTGAGCGGCTAGTGCAGGTGTCTTTAAGCAACCGGGCGATACATTAATGCGACTCTATGGCACACAGGAACAATATGTTTCCTGTCATGTAAGCTAACGACCCTGAGTTTTGCATGCTTCAGCAGGAAGCTCCAGGCACAATGGGGTTAAAGAGCTTGGAAGTGGGTATAAGAGAAGATGTACTTTTTACATAGCCTACAGGTGCTTATAGACAGGACAAACTGGAACTTTCCAGAGCGAGTTCATATGCACGTTCCCCTCTTCGGGTCATTAGTAGGCATTCATCATGGCTGCCAGTATAAgataacatatatttatacacacacatagttGTTTCCAGAATaaaagcagtgtgtttaaaaaagtgaatgaaGCTCAAATCCTTAAAATAGCTTTTATCTCCATACAGggaaatgcattgggaacactgcacgcacattctattccaaaccAAAACATAAAGCAATGtatcacatttgtgttattcctttatagtaagtgaagaaaagggaatattaggctgttccaaaaatagcaatgtctttattcttctttacttttctttgaatccctgaactaatatttagttatataatcagtgtttcta
This Xenopus laevis strain J_2021 chromosome 8S, Xenopus_laevis_v10.1, whole genome shotgun sequence DNA region includes the following protein-coding sequences:
- the egln3.S gene encoding uncharacterized protein LOC100036879 (The RefSeq protein has 2 substitutions compared to this genomic sequence), coding for MPPGSPPFDFSGMPVMHRPALDLEKLALERVVPRLLSSGFCYLDNFLGEEIGNRVLEKVRRMHQDGALKDGQLAGHLQGVSKKHLRGDKISWVAGTEEGCEAIGLVLSVIDRLVVLCGNRLGQYYVKERSKAMVACYPGNGAGYVRHVDNPTGDGRCITCIYYLNKDWDAKVHGGILRIFPEGSSHVADIEPIFDRLLFFWSDRRNPHEVQPSYSTRYALTVWYFDAKERAAAKQKFKRLSESREEPPTKES